From a single Thermus filiformis genomic region:
- a CDS encoding IS630 family transposase — translation KLFFLLVLFKFLLPRLTIELWSFDEHRLGLKPVYRRVWAPRGETPVAWVRPRYRWLYVYAFVRPGTGESEFWLLPSVGTKEFSEVLRRFARLRGAGRDRWVLVVLDRAGWHVSKELKVPEGVGLVFLPPYSPELQPVERVWPLVDAAVANGRVRDEKDLWERVAERCAYLQTRPDLIRDHTLFHWWPGGC, via the coding sequence AAAAACTCTTCTTCCTCCTCGTTCTCTTCAAGTTTCTTCTGCCCCGGCTGACGATAGAGCTCTGGAGCTTTGACGAGCACCGACTGGGGTTGAAGCCGGTGTACCGCCGGGTCTGGGCCCCTCGGGGGGAGACACCGGTGGCCTGGGTGCGGCCGAGGTACCGCTGGCTCTACGTCTACGCCTTTGTGCGGCCGGGCACGGGAGAGAGCGAGTTCTGGCTGCTGCCCTCGGTAGGGACGAAAGAGTTCTCTGAAGTCCTGCGGCGCTTTGCCCGGCTCAGGGGGGCAGGAAGGGACCGCTGGGTCCTGGTGGTCCTGGACCGTGCGGGGTGGCATGTGAGCAAGGAACTAAAGGTGCCGGAGGGGGTGGGTCTGGTGTTTCTGCCCCCGTACTCCCCGGAGCTGCAGCCGGTGGAAAGGGTGTGGCCTTTGGTAGATGCGGCGGTGGCCAATGGCCGGGTCCGGGATGAAAAAGACCTCTGGGAGAGGGTGGCCGAGCGGTGTGCGTATCTCCAAACCCGGCCGGACCTCATCCGGGACCACACCCTCTTCCACTGGTGGCCGGGGGGATGTTGA